The Asterias rubens chromosome 14, eAstRub1.3, whole genome shotgun sequence DNA segment CTCTGCGAATGTTACAGTAGCTTGTGTCTCACTGTCTGTATTGccactctgaaaaaaaaatgaaggaatccgacttcaattcaatttcatttcGGTAACAAATTAATGATAgatcaaaaaaaaatgttacttcCATGACGTTTTGACCTTTTCTTTTTAGTCACTGATTTGGTCgaaacagggggggggggcagctaCACTTTTTTGCAGCAACTGCGCAATTTCTATTTCCTCAAAATACAGATTTAAAATAGGTAAGTAAGTTGATGGGATATCACCATCAACCCTTGTTTGAGAACCGTTTAatgatctgagaagaactaGGAATGAGAAACAGCCTCGACGTTTCGAGTAGTGTGATCTGCAAGTTTTGATAGAGAAAGGCTGGACATGGACTGTTTTAAGTGTCCTGTGGGACAATGGTTAAACTTACTTCTAGTGGTACTGCACCAGCAGTCATTACGGCACTCCATTCGAGGCCATTGTCACTGAACTCCACAGTGAATGTCATTACCCAGTTATACACCGGAGTTTCACCTAGATCGCGCCCCTGAGTGATAAGAGCAGTGATGTGAACCTTTGACACGAAGTCAACTTGTATCCATGGTGTTCTGTCGCTGTTTTTCTTACACCATCCACCAGCGCTACCACTAAACTCTAAGtgcaaaattaataaacaaaataatattttaccaTAGTTTCCTAAAACTATACGAATTCGGctaaatttcacaaaactcgtaGGTTGTTTCCGGAAGAGGCGACTTCGACTATAGCTACAGCTTCGGCTGTGGCTTCGGCTGTGGCTAATACCTAAAACAAGATCAGATTCCTGTGGACTGACATCAGACACTGATGAATTTACCTTGAGTATTAAGACGAGCTTTTACAGCTTCGTATCCACTAGACCCCCACTCTGACGAAGCTGTTATACTGTCATCAGGTATAGCACCACTCTCCATTCCAAGTGGAGCCGCATACGGACAAACTAAAGTAAAGAGTGACAAAAAAGacgaaataaaacacaaaaatccCGACAAACACCATCAAAAAAACCACCACAGCAATCAACAAACACTAATTAATTGCACAACCAAGTTTATCTGgatatgatgacgtcataagtAGATCATCAGAGGGCCGGATACGACAAGTATCGTCGCGTGTACAGATAGTTCTCGCTGGATAGACGCATTGCAACTTGGGATTTTTGTTCTGATCTGCTTCAAGCCCTCTGTTTACCTATTCATTGTCAACAAGACATGTGACAGTGGTCTACTATACGAACCATGCATGTGAGTCAGTAAACTTCAAGCGGGAAAAACAGGATGTCAAAACACTGTGACGTCAATATTGTATACCATTAatctcgaagtgtgacgtcagatgttcatgcTATTGATGTGGCCTCACCTGTGAGGGCACTTTTTGGCCTCCGTGAGGGCACTTTTGAAGCGTGTGACGTCACTATCGAGGGGTCTAATGTTTTAACAACTAAGGGGAAAGCTCAGGTGCTTTTTTAAACGAAGTTAAAATACGATCTAGAGACTCGCATAGTAATTTGATGAGATAGAACAATACCTTGGTATTTTGGGGTAGGTGTCATATGACTTCGCTCCTCCTCTTtgcggcagccattttgaacgGATTGAAGCATCCAGCGGTAGACGTTGAGCGGATCGTCACCAAGTTTTGGTTGAAGAACAGGCCCGAAGTAACAAGATCGCATACCGCCCTCAACGATGTCCACTTTGAAATAGTATAATAAaacaagtattattttttatgttaGGCAAACTAGTTCTTCAGAGAAGGTAATTTTGGCCGTTTTCataatagacttgtggacaagtcgttacaCTAACCTTGTCGCAGTGATAGTGGAACGATTCTCTCACAACTATCTCGCGACACTGCTACTGCTCTGCGCGAGACTGTGAGCATTATTCTTGTGGTTCCGAGAGGGCCGTTTCGCTATCACTGCGACAGACAAACGACTTGTCTTCAAGTCTACTGGTTGACAATCTTTGACATTATTTCACACTATTTTGAAGCATGGCAATTGAGGtcattgggcggccatattggaaCTCTTAACTTTATAAAGCGTGCAATGCACCGTCAATGGCACCGGATGCCGGTTACGGTGGGCCGGATGCGGCCATGATGCCAATCCAAAGCTCCACTCCATGGTCTTAGATGAAGTATTAATCAACTTATTTTTGTTCAGACAGTTCCACGGTCATTATTGTCAGCTCAAATTATAATTTCTTTCTAAAAACCTATTATGGATATTACAAAATATTACCCAACAATGTGGCTTCTGTGTTCAGGAAATCACAAGGACCTTGGTCAGAGAAATACACACtcataaattattttgtctCAAATTACAACAATGGACGACACCCCATCGAGTTAAAGACATACGGAAACCATTAAATCTGTGTTTAATTGGGCTCCTTCTAAATTCAAATACAAAGTATATATAGAAAGGGTAGTAATCAATATTTCTTTTCAATCTGAAGCGCAGAGGTAATCAATTTTATGCACACATTTTAATCCCCATATTGTAAAGCAGGGGGAACGTATTATTGTCAATATAATATTGCTTAAAAGGATTGTAcaacccactgtttgtttcattttttgtttgtagacATACCCCCTAACAATCCTGTGAACATATCATTACaaaggtggtagtgtttttgagatattgtcggAAAACTGGAGCGGCTGTGCGTCacgtaggaagaataatctgctaTTTGTAAACACcatatgagaagcgttaccgtaGTAACGCTTCtaacaataaattataattaatatatTGAGGGAGAAAAATAGAAATTTTGTACATAACCGCGGTACTTCAAagttaaatgtttctcaaaatgcatccCAAAGCTGGTGTCACATTTAAAGAAATTCAACGGGTTTGTTTGCCAGACGTGTTTGTTTGCAATACACGTGGAGGGTTGTATTTGCTCTTCCAAAAACAATGACGTATATAACTTTCCCTATTATTGGTGTAGGGAACACTCTAGTGTAGGGCTTGCACAAGTCTAGCTAAAGGAAAATAGACATTATTTCAAGGGGCTGCTTGCTTAAGCCCAACGAACAAGCTAAGCTCTACACAATTAAGCACAAATGCAAAGATACCAGCTAAAATagaatgtcacatgtaccatttgcgactggtatcttgcacaatttttgcttagcagaacattgttAAGCATCATATCTCgctgaagcagctctacgaaacgGGGTCCATAGCGTTGCTATAGAAACGTCCAATATGAAGGGTCCAATTAAGAACCCATTGTCATTATTGTTTACTTCCGACCCCTTTTCTGACCTTAAAAGCAAATTATCTGTGGTTTCTTGAACCGTCCATTAAAATCCTATAAATGTATGTGCacaattaaacaaatatatgaaaatttcatttcaagaggCGGTCGCGTTTTGGGTATATTAGGCTACAAGACGTAGGCCAACTCGAGGAGTTACTGATAAAAAGGAAAATGTTATCTTTCTTTGCATGATGTGATAGAATGAAATAATAACACAGCTCCCGTATCCATTATAATAACTTTGCTGTATACTTTGGGACAATAATAAATCAGTTATACATTATTATAAGCGGAATAAGTGTGCTTTTTGGTGATGAGTAAAATTCattcattttcttgtttttacacAGCATAGCCCCTTAAACCAAATGTGAACACatcataaataaattttaacaaaaacccacaaaaacgTCAAATAAATACGTTTAAATGTTGGGATTTATTGTTCTAAttcttgaatgtttttaatgcGATAACTGACACTTATTCCTAGATGCATTTCTTAAACATTCAAATTCACAATTGCCtatgattttaaaaacattcggtaaagactctgcttgggtcgaaacgtcaggccgttaTACATTTCTTTGCATTTAAACCATGTTTCCCTTTGGTTGATAGGCCGGCAGTTTATAACAGCTGATTGAAttatctaaaaaataaataaaacgataAATCTagtccgtggtagtagaataaagaaagacagttcactctaagaacaaactctacccggCAAGTAGATGTACACcaataccgcaaaccaaatttatattgatacctcaacatgcaatgcctcaaatcatatataaataaaactaatttactTTACCGAGTTGCAAGTACAGAAGGACCAAGATTTGCAACGCATTGATGATACAGTGGTTGATATTCATCATTAGCAAGGGCGCCACAggtaaacaattcaaaaatGTTCGTCAGATAAAACAGAGAGAATTTTTAACTTGTCTCCTCGTCAATTATTCTCTGCTTCTATGAATGAGCTAGTAGCTTTTACCGAAGCGTGCCAACCACTCAATGACGTCACAGAGATGCGCAGCAAACACTATAGAGTAACAATAGATAGCATGCTAGCTGATTAACTCAGTGGACCAATCAGACCGATGGTATTTACAACGAAATGAAACGTAGATGGTGAAATACAAGCGCATTTTATCTATAGCTTAGCATAAGCATTCTACAGCTGAAGCACAGTTGCACAGGTAAATGCAACGAtacacctttggttttgggaaccgtcgaattgtttcaatgttatttttatgaagTCGTTTACAATAAAGAGAACTTAATCGGTTCAATTCATTTACATATGATTTAATTCAAACTGCACATTTGAGTACTTTAGAGTAATATCAAACATTGTGCCTACAAGTAAATATGAATGCAgtactataataataattattgtatggTGTGGCAAACATGCTGTACAATGTGAAATCAGTGTCAAAGTGACTTTATAAGCTACTAGAAAAAGATGTCCACATCAAAATTTAGGGCCCTTCtaaactgttgttgtttttatactGTTGTTTTTATGGCTGACATTTTGAAACTGTAACTCTCTGTTCAGAAATGAgtactgggctcaatttcatagagctgcaagcacaaacagtagctaagcacaccaattatgcttaccagaataaggtaatcagccaaactaccatgccataagtacaatttgtgaatagtatcctgctcatttctgctcttAGCAGATAAtcgttaagcaatacttttctgctaagaagctctatgatattgggccctatATAATGAGATATTTTGAAATGATCATTCAACTATgtactatataaaaaaaacaatccgtTTAGCTCCTCCCCCTTCTGTGTAAGCCAATCACAGCTGTAAACTGCTGTATCAAGTCTTAAAAAGTTAGACATGGGTGTGGTTTAACATGGGTGTGGTTTAACATGGGTGTGGTTCAACATGGTTCAAATGCTCTCTACTGTCAACAAGTCTACCAAGTCTGCATGGATTCTAGAAATAAAGTAATTTGAATAGAACATGCTGTTGGATCAGTGAGAAATGCGTATAATTTGAATACATTAGCATAATGTATATCCACTTGTTGTCAGAGTCACACAAGGGGCAAAGTATTGAGCAGGATCATATTTACATCTTATGCCAAGGACACAGGATTAAATTCAAGCAGGAAACAGACTATGAAAGTTAAATCTTTGTCAAATTCCAATCATTCTATTTACTGCAGAATTCTACACTTATGCTTAGATTGTTTCCTGGCCAAGTTATCAAGAGATTgatcttaaaggggcacacgcCTTTAAATCTCTTAAAAATCATCCTGTTTGGAAATGCTCCTAATCATTTTTAAGAGTTGTTCATGCAGAAAAACTCCTGCAGTTTTCTTGGAATTATATAAACTACTGATAACAAAAAGCTCATACATTTGCCTCTTGAAAGGCAACCAGCCGAAAATACAGTCTGCTGCCAAAGAGTGGAGTAGCTTGGAGGAAAGTATACAAAATACGACTTGCCTAAAACACTCTAGCTACTAgagttttattttcaatatgTAAAGTAGTGACCATTTGTCCATACTGGCAccttataatataataatagttaACTGTCCAATGTTGCAAACTATCAGTAGCTAGGGGGCATTCTTACAATTACCACAGTCATCTAGTCCAAACACTTTCAATAAACCCTTTGCATTTGACGTCACAAGCTCAAAGCAGCCCCCCTTACTGAGGTCAATGATGAGCTCTCATTGGTTGAGAGTTATGTGCGGTGTGAACATCTATTCACCGTTTGACATCCAAGATGGCGGGCAATGCAGGGGGTCTATGGAGCAAGTTGGGAACTTGGCTTCTAACTACCGCTTCAACCTGACAACAACATTGTATGTAACCCCACTACCCAGCACcgattaaataaataaaaaatagatcATTAACAATTTCCCACAAGAATAGTCACTTGCATTGGTGTGTAAATGAAAAACTCTCTTGAGATGAAAGCTTTAATTTATGGggacgaaaaaagaaaaaattgaaatacatctaattacattaaaaaaatcaaattaaattcaatattaattaattcaaaaataaattattgcacATGTCAAATCAAATGAACAACTAATAGTGGCTGTGTGATACTATAAAAACGcttaatgaataaataattatgaaacaaaataatagtatgTACAAGTTAAAACTCAGTTCAAAAACAGGAATACATTGGCAATAAAGTTGTTGGGAAAAAAATGAGATAAGCTATTAAAGAAATCATGaaacaattcaattcacatgttactattatatataaataaacgaCCAGGGACAGTTAGTGCATAAGCaatttgtgagttagatttgcATGTCTGGTTCAGTGAGTtgctaaaaaacaaattactgcTTAAATTTGagttaaacaaaatagttagtggccttacgtttcaaccctagcagaggcTAGTTTGCAACAGCAAGTTCTATTTCCTAAGTAAGATTTTCTCATACTAATGAGAGACACTCTCTAAACTTGTTCAGCACTTGTTATTTTAAACAGTATTTCTATTGATGTTTCGTGACCACACAAAGTTGATAAGGTCTCATTTGAACAGTGTAGTATTTTGCCTACCAGGAACTTCCCCGGAATGCACAGGGTAACTGTTTAGCGAACTAAGTGACAGGGTTTCCACATAATGACTTACTATTTTGCACTGAACAGAGAACAATTCTTCTAGGCAGTTACTACTCCAAACCTAATAAGCACCACTTTGAAGGTTTGCACATTATATCTATTTAaacatatatgtacatgtaattcttttttggggggccaAGAACCACAATATTGTACCAAGGCAGTCACGAATTGTTGTTTCTTGtaaatgtgggggggggggagatatgGTTTTCTGACATTGTCAAATATGAACAAACACAATCCATGAGCTGCACGTTTAACTCTTGTAGCACAACCATGCATAACAATATTTGGTCCCTTTTTGTTACAGAAAaaaatttatcaaaatattcaaaacttattaatcattttatttttctcaaataaaatgggggggggggcaggtggATGGAAAAGCTATTGCAAGATTACATACACGCTTTAAATTTGATTGGTTAATTGGTTATAGGATTTGGGGATGTGCATTCATTGTCTGAAATGTATCGTAAAAAAACTAGGCATTAGTAAAAACACCTATTATGGTTCATTCATGCAGATTGGCCTTAGAAATTGCTTGTGTTAACAGCTCCAAAGCACAAGCGTCATTACCAGGATtgtaacccacactctgctgctaacaACACCTATGACCTTTCACTAAACTAACTTATAATCTTAATGCACAGATTTACTAAGCATGTTGTAAAAAAGCTCCTTATGCTTGAATTGTATACATTATAGAATAGAGTACTGAGCAAGTCAGCCGCTAAGCAAATACATGTGTTTATGCTTAGCGTCTGTTAAAGTCCCTTGTGCATTAATTTAACAATACAGCATTACAGCCTAAAACCTCATCATAATCAAATCTCCTCAAAAAACGCCAACTTTACTTTAGAACAACCTTAACgagaaaagtgatttttttaagaagaaactTTCTATTTAGCCAATAGTACTAATATCAATAAACACTCTGTCAAACACCTGGCTAAGTGCGCTATAATAACGATATTTAAACCAACATAGTACGCTATGGGCTCGCTACCAATCAAACACTTATTGCGATATGTACACACTCTCACCCTCTCTCTCTcagaattaaaaaaatggtGCAGAATTCTTCAAAATTTGTAATAAGAACAGTTAATCTAATATTCACATCtttgatgtcatgcaaaatacaGATAGTCAAGTTACCATCAAACACTTAAAACGTTcttcaattcaaaattcaagtttgtacttttttttataggtACATAAAAGTTAAAGCATATTTCAGTGGGCTTCTACAATATGAGCAATTCTTCAACAGTTTAACACAGAACAAGTTGGTAAAATATTATTCACAAAACCAATAATGCATGCGTAGATAAAAGTACATCAGTGGGCAATATTAACAGGCATTAATTAGTTCTTTATTTCATACAATGAGGTCCATTATTTACCCAATGGGTGACTTTCTCCTTAAAAAGGTTAATCATTGCCATTAGTTTTATCATTTTAGACAGGTCCTTTATTTTAGGCAAGTCCATTATTTTAGACCAGTCTATTATTTTAGACCAGTCTATTATTTTAGACCAGTCTATTATTTTAGACCAGTCTATTATTTTAGACAGGTCCATTATTTTATGGGTCCAATATTCTAGACGAGCCAAATATTTTTGATGAGGTCCATAGTGGCATTCTTCGGTATCAACAGGtgctatgacctttgacctttggtCAAATTGCTGGTAACATACAATACACAGTCACAGATGTGTAAATGCTACTTACATCATATAATATATGATTCAACCACAATACAAGTACGATAACgaaaaacaacaaagtttgGTCGTGTCCAAATTATTGGCTCGGGCAAAACAC contains these protein-coding regions:
- the LOC117299266 gene encoding lactadherin-like — encoded protein: MRSCYFGPVLQPKLGDDPLNVYRWMLQSVQNGCRKEEERSHMTPTPKYQVCPYAAPLGMESGAIPDDSITASSEWGSSGYEAVKARLNTQEFSGSAGGWCKKNSDRTPWIQVDFVSKVHITALITQGRDLGETPVYNWVMTFTVEFSDNGLEWSAVMTAGAVPLESGNTDSETQATVTFAETLFARYLRILPKTWKDECCMRFEVLGCRLD